From a region of the Rhipicephalus microplus isolate Deutch F79 chromosome X, USDA_Rmic, whole genome shotgun sequence genome:
- the LOC142775762 gene encoding uncharacterized protein LOC142775762, giving the protein MLNTWQVAVPRSEGISHGIFGASDTDVARLKSRRRVHTCAGKDNKYAVWRAQELMIPGILMCAVAMPGPFLQFMSSRNKVLMRLYQCLLYVGFSAYEAYRLKEFVEDYMRSEKTSLICFFHSLVNTFLFPFIYAYVARRSTSLDLLLTTWREESGDVAFSQHRYLSKHRLLAGAYLGATVLLVLGFHTLNTVRVCFEISWRYSDRTLPIKVVIFLGKTAHHYVLQTMYCGLESLAFSLMFLLWMLSSHLTAQVKDIPLLTSHTVALIREKYRRLCVVVEATARFLNCLLFLFFFRTAFDFMSSVIFYSIQDGRETKLWILAYEGLLTLINVFQNTAIAEMSGKLSLEMSTALYEVSKVPAMPEAYNDLLLFLHVYKEKPEAMAGCGVLRVDRALMFKLSGSTVTIVLILFQLDPNLSNKVSF; this is encoded by the coding sequence ATGCTGAACACGTGGCAAGTGGCGGTTCCCAGGTCCGAAGGCATCTCGCATGGCATCTTCGGCGCCAGCGATACCGACGTGGCGCGTCTCAAGAGCCGCCGCCGCGTACACACGTGCGCTGGTAAGGACAACAAATACGCAGTATGGCGGGCTCAGGAGCTGATGATTCCAGGCATTCTTATGTGCGCAGTCGCCATGCCCGGCCCTTTCCTGCAGTTCATGAGCTCGCGCAACAAGGTGCTTATGAGGTTGTACCAGTGTCTACTTTACGTTGGCTTCTCGGCGTACGAGGCTTACCGCCTCAAGGAGTTCGTCGAAGACTACATGAGAAGCGAGAAGACGTCACTCATCTGTTTCTTCCACTCACTGGTCAACACGTTCCTGTTTCCATTCATATATGCGTACGTGGCCCGACGCAGCACGTCGCTGGATCTTCTGCTGACAACTTGGCGGGAAGAGAGCGGGGACGTGGCCTTCTCCCAGCACCGCTACCTGTCCAAGCATCGGCTTCTGGCAGGGGCCTACCTGGGGGCCACCGTTCTTCTAGTGCTCGGCTTCCACACTTTAAACACCGTTCGCGTCTGCTTCGAGATCTCGTGGCGCTACAGCGACCGCACGTTGCCCATCAAGGTGGTCATCTTCCTTGGAAAGACGGCGCATCATTACGTGCTGCAGACCATGTACTGCGGCCTCGAGTCACTTGCCTTCTCGCTCATGTTTCTCCTCTGGATGCTGTCCAGCCACCTTACGGCTCAGGTCAAAGACATCCCGCTGCTGACAAGTCACACCGTGGCTCTTATTCGCGAGAAGTACAGGAGGCTCTGCGTGGTCGTCGAGGCGACAGCTCGCTTCCTCAActgccttctttttctctttttcttccgaACTGCATTCGACTTCATGTCGTCCGTCATCTTCTATTCCATTCAAGATGGCCGCGAGACCAAGCTCTGGATTCTGGCGTACGAAGGGCTCCTGACGCTCATCAACGTGTTTCAGAACACCGCCATCGCAGAGATGTCGGGCAAGTTATCGTTGGAAATGAGCACCGCTCTGTACGAAGTCTCCAAGGTTCCCGCCATGCCCGAAGCGTACAATGACCTCCTACTTTTCTTGCACGTCTACAAGGAGAAGCCAGAGGCTATGGCCGGCTGTGGTGTGCTCCGCGTCGACCGAGCGCTCATGTTTAAGCTGTCTGGTTCCACTGTCACCATTGTACTCATTTTGTTCCAACTTGACCCGAATCTCTCGAACAAAGTGAGTTTCTAG